In Ureibacillus thermophilus, the genomic stretch TGGCTTTCCCTGTCTTATGGTCAATCATTACCGTCCGAATCGGCACGTTAAAAATGGCCTCCTGATCGGGCGTGATGTATCCAATGGCTCCGCAATACACTTCCCGAGGCGATTTTTCCAGTTTTGAGATGATTTCCATTGTGCTGGCTTTTGGAGCTCCTGTAATGGAACCGCATGGAAAGATGGCTCTTAGAACATCCACCAGTTCTGTGCCTTTTTTGAGCTTTGCAGTTACGGTGGATGTCATTTGATGAACAGTCGGATACTGTTCTACTTCAAATAATTTGGTCACTTTCACCGTACCCGTTTCAGCAACGGCTCCCAAATCATTCCGCAATAAATCAACAATCATTACATTTTCTGCGCGGTTTTTTTCGGAATGATACAGCCACTTTGCCTTTTCTTGATCTTCTTCAAAGGTTTTTCCCCTTTTAACTGTCCCCTTCATTGGGCGAGTTGTAATGTGGTTCCCTTCAATATGGAAAAACAATTCAGGAGAAGCTGATAGGATACTATGTTCGCCTGTATGAATGTAAGCGCAATAATTTGCCGCTTGAGCTTTTTTCATTTTATTGAATAATGCAAATGAATCACCTTCAAATTGTGCATGTAAACGAATTGTATAATTCGTTTGATAGGTAATTCCCTTCGCAATGGAATTTTTAATAAATTGGATGGCTTCTCGATATTCCGATTCATTCGTATCAGGTTCCCACTCCGTCAATGAATGGAAACCTTGGCTTGCCATCACTTGATATGTAGGTTCTTTATAAAGGCCGAACCACAACAAAGGCATCTGATAATCCGCCTTTGTTTTTAATGAAGAGTCGAAAGCCGGGGCGCTCTCATAAGATAAAAACCCCGCCGCATAATACCCTTTCTTTACCCATTCTTGCACTTCTTGAAGACAAGTTAACACTTCATGCATTTGGCTGGCAGAAATGATTTTTTCCGGATGAAGAAAAGCAATAGGCTCAATCATCCCATTCGATTTTGCAAATTCGAAATAGAGAAATGGCGTTAGTTCGTTCATGAATCATTTCCTTTTCTGTTTAGAAATTTCTATACATAGTATAGTAAAATTGTGTGTTATTGCAAATTTTTATTTTTTATCAACCATGAATCCAACAGCTTTAAGAAGAGAAAAGATGTGGCTGATTCATGCATAAATCCAGCAGGATATTAGCCAAAGATGGCACAATAATAGTCATTCTGCTTCAAATTTGTAAACATAATAGCCAGAGGAGGAAAAAAGGGAATATTGAGAGGCGATAATAGTCAAATAGAGGAAGATATTAGTCATTTCTCCAAAGATAATAGTCAATCTTAAGAAGATAATAGCCATTGTGGAAAAATAGGGAATGAGAGGCGATAATAGTCAAATAGAGGAAGATATTAGTCATTTCTCCAAAGATAATAGTCAATCTTAAGAAGATAATAGCCATTGTGGAAAAATAGGGAATGCTGAGAGGCGATAATAGTCAAAGTTGATTCGATAATAGCCAAAATGCCAAGGATAATAGTCAAACTTGGCAAAATAATTGCCAAAGCATTAGAAAAGAGCGAATGAGAAAGCCAATCATCATTCTCATTCGCTCTTTTGAATAAACCCACGTTTTCTAGAACAAAGACATTTGTTCCTTTTCTGTCAGTCTTTCCAACGCTTCTGGTTCATGGTCGCGGAAGTATGCGTGGTGGAGCCATTTTTCTGTTGTGACGATTTGTTTATTGGCTTGTTTGGCTTCACGGAGTTTGCAGCTATAAATTACAGGGAAATAATCCCGCAAAAACTTCCCTTCCGCATGGGCGGTCAATGCGATGATTTGAAATCCCAATTGTTCCGCAACAAAGAAAACCGGACTGAGCACATGATCGCTCGATGCTTTGCCGAATGGATTGTCCAAAATCACCACCCGGCTGTGCTTCATGTTTGTTTTTTGATGCTGTTTCTTTTCAGCGACGTATTTTAACAAGCCCAAAAACAACGTCATATTTTTGCTCCATTTTTCTCCGCCTGACCATACATTGCTCTGCTCCCAAGAATAGGACCTTGTCGACACTGTATTTTCGTTTGTCACTTTGCGGCAACTTACTTTCATGCCTTCATTTTTCATCACCACTTGCAGAAGCTGTTTGGTTTGCAGCCACATTTCAATGTCATTCCGAACTTTCGTTTCATCCTGAAGGCCATTTTCTTTTACATAACGATCCGCCTCCAGTTGAAGCATAATCCACTCAATGTAATCGCGAATCCGCTGCTTACCTTCTTCTGCGTCCCATTGAGGGATCGTAAAAGTATAAATCGTTTTCCATTGATCCTCTTCTTTTACTTTTGTATGTTTTGGAATTTGTTTCAACTCTTCTACCACTGTTTTTAAATGGTTATGGATTTGGTTGATATATGCCTGCAATTCCTCATCTTTTTGCCGTATATGTTCATTGGCATAATTCGTCGACCGCTCGATTCGGATCATCATATTCTTTTTAAAATCCAATAACTCTTCATAACCCGTCTTATAATCCACACCTTCAATCGCCATTTTTTGCAATTTATTATCAGAAACCGTTGAACAAAACTGCTTATAAGCTTGTTTTTGGGCATCCACCGCTTCCTTTTCCTTCTCCACTTGTCCACTATGTTGCTCCAATTCTTGGATAATGGCTTTCACCATTTTCTTCCGATTATAGATAAAATCCATTTTTTCATTTTCACTTAAAGGGATTGTCACGACTTGTGGTGCGTTAAAATGATGTTTTTCAATGAATTTGATCAGCTCGCGTTCCGCTTCATCAATCTTGTTTTGCTCCCGTGACACTTGTTCCATCTGTTCATCCAAATAATTCTTCTCTTTTTGAAGCGCCTTCTTTTCTTCAGCAAGCTCTTCTTCCGCTTGGTTTAATGGAACGGAGAATGTGTAAATATCATGATCCGGAAAATTTTCACGGAAAAGCTGTTTCAAATGATTTCTTTTTCCTTTTTGCTCTTCCTTTGCAGAAAGCTTTTCTGTAACCTGTTTTTCCAACTTGTTTAATGCCTGTTTCAACTCTTTTATTTTGATAATCTTATTTTGCAATAAATGTTCTCCATCTGATGGAAATTCCCAATGTTCATGCACATTTTCACATTCATTGCGGATCTGATCCATCTCTTCCTGCAGTTTAGTCAAATTGTGTTTGGCATT encodes the following:
- the pabB gene encoding aminodeoxychorismate synthase component I, which codes for MNELTPFLYFEFAKSNGMIEPIAFLHPEKIISASQMHEVLTCLQEVQEWVKKGYYAAGFLSYESAPAFDSSLKTKADYQMPLLWFGLYKEPTYQVMASQGFHSLTEWEPDTNESEYREAIQFIKNSIAKGITYQTNYTIRLHAQFEGDSFALFNKMKKAQAANYCAYIHTGEHSILSASPELFFHIEGNHITTRPMKGTVKRGKTFEEDQEKAKWLYHSEKNRAENVMIVDLLRNDLGAVAETGTVKVTKLFEVEQYPTVHQMTSTVTAKLKKGTELVDVLRAIFPCGSITGAPKASTMEIISKLEKSPREVYCGAIGYITPDQEAIFNVPIRTVMIDHKTGKAMYGVGGGITWDSTAEDEFHEVLAKCAFLNREEKAFQLLESLLLDDGEYFLLDKHLNRLKKSATYFQYAVNIDEVETKLKEFANMNPLGQWKVRLLLEQDGACTIEGQPIVKMQSPKKAALAKSPIHSEHLFLYHKTTNRDMYEQFKPSSEGIFDVLLWNERGELTEFINGNVVLEIDGKLWTPPVTSGLLAGTFREHLLKAGQIEEKVLTLDDLKKCSKIWFINSVRKWIKVELV